Within the Impatiens glandulifera unplaced genomic scaffold, dImpGla2.1, whole genome shotgun sequence genome, the region tttaagaatattttaaattattaatttaataatattttaaaatcttaaataataagaatattttaatacgttgatataaaaatatgataaaaatcaATATTGATCAAACAAGCAGCCAATTGTTGATTTTCAGCCGCCGGTCCTTGTTTCTATTTCTTTAGCTGCACAAATTTGAAATGTGggtcaattaatttaaaattggacCTTTTGTTGATTTTCCAGCCGCCACCCATTTATTgcttattattgtttgatttcagattatttgaaaataatataaataattgaaacttgtttgatgtaggaaaagtttatttgaacaaaaatatttttagtatttaataaaaaatatatataaagtatagtttgatcatattttcattaacattttaataatattagaaattGATAGTTGATTAATAAGATGATGATTAACCCTATAAAAAAATGTCTAGTAAAAAAAATCAGCTTAAGAAATCCAAATATTATCGGTTTGattaacaataaaaacattGTTACTAAACATTGAATCCATAAAATAATTGactatttcaattattttcttatttttaaatagtcaaaGGGTTTCCTTGTATAATTAGGTCAaagattgtttttatttttgctttAGGTCTGGTTTGGTTTTAGCAAATCCGTACAGAACCATGTGAACCCTAATTAGAAATCTAATTCATTTGGGATAGTTCCATTCTagtttatttggaccaatttaGTCAAAGTTTGTCATATATCGGTTCAagtttgaatgttttaaaaaataagttttagatataattgtattatttaataatattttgttaggaACAAATAAAACTGATTAAACGACCAACAAAATCGAAACTAATAGTTTGATTTTATCAGAATTGAATTTCATCGATTTTGTTGTATATTTTCTATATACAAACCGACGTAAAGGAACTAATTACCTGTCTAATAtgaaagtttttaataatatttttattattcaatatattcaaGATTTTATGCTCGTTACATTGTTTGTAATctgaatttgtttattatttcataattgaaGTGCATGTGCATAAAGTCGATCAAATTATCTTATGCATATTCTCCCCATGATTAATAAGAATTCTGTactattttcattatataaataaatgatcaaTCATAATTTGTCATGATTTTTCCTAAGCTTATTTATCAATTCTTGATAAAAACATTTAACATACTCAcaatatttagtaaaaaatgattctaatattgatttatattgtttcatttagtttaattgattcatttaaatatctttataaAGTTTCACATTCATatcaatttcatttatatacAATCTTCTATTGTAAGTTTTTTTCAAATAGAAGAATGATTAGGTTGACAAAGTTCAAGATTGATAATTTTCTATCAAGTGGGGCTAAATTACGAATAAAAGTTGATTGAGActcgattatcactaaaatagaatataaattttgataatcaAATATTCCATCCAAGATCTTgttctttggatgaagcgttattcaCAGTGAATTTTACGAATGatatgtgaatgaaaaaatattgtatcatGGTTagttgtcgtatgtgtcacaaGAATGTTGAATTGAAAACTcacttattattataattaatttggtaaTGTCTGAGTCTTTGTGAAGTTGCTGATAAGTTTAGATTGATGCGACTATATGACAGACAAACATAATTGGGTTatcatctaaattatttattggttGACTATCTAGTTGTAGAGAAATTGTAAAACTTTTAATGATCGCAATCGTCCGATATGTATAATTCATAATGCTATActacattttataatatataccaaaacacaaaattataaatcatatacaacttatataatttaaatcaaacaaCATAATAGACAATGTATACATAAGCACTTTACTTCATTATaacttatacaacttatataatttaaatcaaacaaCATAATAGACAATTTATACATAAGCACTTTACTTCATTATAACTTATACTTATACAACTTTTATCATGTTGGGTTAACCAAAATATAACAGGGTCGGAGATGAGAAGGGAAAAAGTTACCCGATTGGGTTTGGGGTCGGGATAGGTTGTGTCAATCCCAAACTCgactatattaattttataatatatatatttttttatttatatattagttttaaaattatttatgatttaataaagttatatatatattttttttacatgtttaatcGATTAATAGATACACTATATTGTTAAGTTTTACTTAAAAACATTTTACttaaaatgttttcattatccatttttttttttaaataaagaattagcTCCTCAGCAACATGACAACCACAAACTTCACCAGAGAAGCAGATAGAGAGATCTGGAGAAAGAAATCAACTCTCGTTCGTTCATGAAGAAAATCCTTCATTTCTAAAGAATGTCTAAATTCCTTTTCCATGGAAACATCTCCATCATCTCTCCCAATTCTTCTTTCTCTCGCAACTCCCACCACCACTCTCGCAGCAATGTAATCGTTTCATCACAACCACTCTCAAATAATTTCTCCATCTCCGACGAAAACCTATCATCAAGAGGCTTCGATTTCCGTCGCTCCACTGAAGGACTTAACCTAGACCAACTCAATTCCGTCTTCGTATCAGTTGGATTTCCCAAACGTGACCCGGAAAAAGTTCGAATTGCGCTCCAAAACACCGACGCATTGATCTGGGTTCAAAGCGTCAAGAACCAGCGACCTGTAGCGTTTGCTAGGGCGACCGGCGACGGCGTGTTTAATGCAATTATATGGGACGTTGTTGTTGATCCGTCGTATCAGGTACATTATTATagaaaagattatttgaaaattaaaatctcTTGATGATTGATTGGATTATAAGattagggtttttggttaattCCCATTTTGCAGGGGATTGGGTTGGGCAAGGCGGTGATGGAGCGGTTATTGGCGGATCTTGTTGGGAAAGGGATAACGAATATTGCTTTGTATTCGGAGCCCCGAGTTCTTGGGTTTTATCGACCTCTCGGGTTTATAGCGGATCCGGATGGGATCCGAGGGATGGTGTTCTCTAGGAAACCCAAAAAAAAGTAATACATTTTTGGACTGACGCCCATAATTGTACTAAactaatttatgttttttttattattattattattattattattaaatttctctcatattaaattatcatatgTTATTAATAGAGTtattccaaataaataaatctagtTAAATGTAATACAATGCCACTTCTCACCTCTATTTCTATTCAATCATTAAATAGTCtcacattttataaaataaataataataaatatatataaaaatacaaaacatatattatacataattaaaaaaatattaacatctAATTGTTCTAGtggaattaatatataaataataaaaaataatgtatttgaatttaaataaaaaatattattaaatatgagaatatatatatatatagtatatttaaTATCtgagaattattaaaataaaaagaatgatttaaaataattaatcatctttttattatcattttctatccttttttacaaaattatattcttaataaatattaatatattt harbors:
- the LOC124917944 gene encoding serotonin N-acetyltransferase 2, chloroplastic-like → MSKFLFHGNISIISPNSSFSRNSHHHSRSNVIVSSQPLSNNFSISDENLSSRGFDFRRSTEGLNLDQLNSVFVSVGFPKRDPEKVRIALQNTDALIWVQSVKNQRPVAFARATGDGVFNAIIWDVVVDPSYQGIGLGKAVMERLLADLVGKGITNIALYSEPRVLGFYRPLGFIADPDGIRGMVFSRKPKKK